Proteins encoded within one genomic window of Zootoca vivipara chromosome 12, rZooViv1.1, whole genome shotgun sequence:
- the DPH3 gene encoding diphthamide biosynthesis protein 3 → MSVFHDEVEIEDFEFDEETETYSYPCPCGDRFLITREDLENGEDVATCPSCSLIVKVIYDKEQFMCGEEVSAPPANKELVKC, encoded by the exons ATGTCTGTTTTCCACGACGAAGTGGAGATCGAGGACTTCGAGTTCGATGAGGAGACGGAGACCTACAGCTACCCGTGTCCCTGCGGGGACCGGTTCCTCATCACGCGG GAGGATCTGGAGAATGGTGAAGATGTAGCCACCTGTCCAAGCTGCTCACTCATAGTAAAAGTCATCTACGATAAG GAACAGTTTATGTGTGGCGAAGAAGTCTCTGCACCACCAGCAAACAAAGAACTGGTTAAATGCTGA